In the genome of Candidatus Lernaella stagnicola, one region contains:
- a CDS encoding zinc ribbon domain-containing protein — MGSDFDPKDERGKPMNHAKPEEVLEQAKTDDGDVELDDDHPRIEFVLLCESQGPIATRVLKAALDDAQIPAVLAGDALDVVHIYPAHDSRILVPRIRYAEANRIMEVVLSPPDEEELAREAMVETRCESCGAPVPEDATVCPECGEKFE, encoded by the coding sequence ATGGGAAGCGATTTCGATCCGAAAGACGAACGCGGCAAACCGATGAATCACGCGAAGCCCGAGGAAGTCCTCGAACAGGCGAAAACGGATGACGGTGATGTCGAGCTCGACGACGATCACCCGCGCATCGAGTTCGTGCTTCTGTGTGAATCCCAAGGCCCAATCGCCACGCGGGTATTGAAAGCGGCGCTCGACGATGCCCAAATCCCCGCCGTGCTGGCCGGCGACGCGCTGGATGTCGTGCACATTTATCCGGCCCACGACTCGCGCATCTTGGTGCCGCGCATTCGGTATGCCGAGGCCAACCGCATCATGGAAGTCGTTCTTTCACCGCCCGACGAGGAAGAGTTGGCGCGCGAGGCAATGGTCGAGACGCGGTGCGAGTCCTGCGGCGCGCCGGTGCCGGAAGACGCCACCGTGTGCCCGGAATGCGGGGAGAAATTCGAGTAG
- a CDS encoding EFR1 family ferrodoxin (N-terminal region resembles flavodoxins. C-terminal ferrodoxin region binds two 4Fe-4S clusters.), which yields MAYTDLRVFFMSGTGNSQRVARWLGEHAAGAGCRVAVAPIEEPVPEEQLGSDSEQLVGLVFPTHAFTAPLHMIRFALRLPRRRAHAFVCATRAGARYWPLPYMRWVPGLAGTGPFLIALILALKGYRVRGAMSVNMPSNWIAVHPGMGPDTTRRIIADAQPRVAGFLETILGGRRCWLTCNNAWELCTGLALLYVSLLYLVIGRFFLAKSLIANERCTGCGLCAEACPVGAIRLWGRGSKRPFWTYDCESCMRCMAFCPERAIEGGHSWIVLAYFLTTVPAATFLLTRLDDFLPGMATLQGTWIAAVLNLFYLYGAVAAASYLLWWLLGFRWINRAFTYTTLTRLYRRYHEPDTLLRDLRPAKKNRPDLS from the coding sequence ATGGCATACACCGATCTGCGCGTCTTTTTCATGAGCGGCACCGGCAATTCGCAACGCGTCGCTCGTTGGCTTGGCGAGCATGCCGCCGGCGCCGGGTGCCGTGTGGCCGTCGCGCCCATCGAAGAGCCCGTACCGGAAGAGCAACTGGGTTCCGACTCCGAACAACTCGTCGGCCTCGTGTTTCCCACCCACGCCTTCACCGCCCCGCTGCATATGATTCGCTTCGCCCTGCGCCTGCCGCGCCGCCGCGCCCACGCCTTCGTGTGCGCCACGCGCGCCGGGGCGCGTTACTGGCCGCTGCCGTACATGAGATGGGTGCCGGGGTTGGCGGGGACGGGGCCGTTTTTGATCGCCCTCATCCTGGCGTTAAAGGGATACCGCGTACGCGGTGCGATGAGTGTCAACATGCCCTCGAACTGGATCGCCGTGCATCCGGGCATGGGGCCGGACACGACCCGCCGCATCATCGCCGACGCGCAACCACGGGTCGCCGGATTTCTGGAAACGATCCTCGGCGGTCGCCGTTGCTGGCTGACGTGCAACAACGCGTGGGAACTATGCACCGGGCTGGCGTTGCTCTATGTCTCGCTGCTGTACCTGGTGATCGGCCGCTTCTTTCTGGCCAAATCGCTGATCGCCAACGAGCGCTGCACGGGCTGCGGTTTGTGCGCGGAAGCCTGCCCGGTCGGCGCCATTCGCTTGTGGGGGCGCGGCAGCAAACGTCCATTCTGGACCTACGACTGCGAGAGCTGCATGCGCTGCATGGCGTTTTGCCCCGAACGCGCCATCGAGGGCGGGCACTCGTGGATCGTGCTGGCGTATTTCCTGACGACGGTTCCCGCCGCGACGTTTCTGCTAACCCGGCTCGACGATTTTCTGCCCGGTATGGCGACGCTGCAGGGCACGTGGATCGCCGCGGTGCTGAATCTTTTTTACCTCTACGGCGCCGTCGCCGCGGCTTCGTATTTGCTTTGGTGGTTGTTGGGTTTCCGGTGGATCAACCGGGCCTTTACCTATACGACGCTCACCCGTCTGTACCGCCGCTATCACGAACCCGATACGCTGTTGCGCGACCTGCGACCGGCCAAAAAGAACCGTCCCGACCTCTCGTGA
- a CDS encoding C25 family cysteine peptidase, giving the protein MKKVFVAFLLIAALAWPAFAEEIELTYDFDDPTWISGLENTVEPRLAGLRQQVIPGEPVVPVATAWVAIPQGHEVVSVVVDENKTQQVFAGRAAWGSKFAPLSRPTFAQARPSAAIYGGATPYPAARHRTLTLQYKRGVAIQPVALYPVQYLPNREAFAFAGSLVVRVKTRPATKPAAVMPYRGLPADLRELRARVDNPAIVDSYHPDAAGKGEPLDYLAIAPESFHGHLETYLAHKTELFGLRCEVASYEQILAETPGANEPAKVRNYIRQRYDDGLQWVLLVGDADRDSEVLPLRPLYVTGVDPDDGSTFTDPTMATDQYYGCLDGSYNGDGDWHWGETTDGDEGGDVDLLFDVHVGRFAVDEPWELSMIGGKTMAFENDDATPWRVLFVGEYADSQTWGGDNKDEVFTHCGDQTIPITKLYDRDGTNTHRRVIGAINSDAHQWLNHLGHADVTSNMGFYPSEVASLENERPYLGFSQGCYSGSVDGVQSYGGHSWEDCMAEQFTNQRRTGAFAYFMNTRYGFYLTGRNDGPSNVYDWELAEAFFVDGVPNIGAAMDKGKEDCIGLLSPNTMMRWAWYTLLLFGDPQTPMRLNCDNDGDGVDWTYCGGEDCDDQNEAILPGAEEICDDGLDNNCDGLTDEEDPACAAADDDSAIDDDTSDDDAIDDDDATDDDAIDDDDATDDDTIDDDVTDDDAADDDDNDDSGGCN; this is encoded by the coding sequence ATGAAAAAGGTTTTCGTTGCGTTTTTATTGATTGCGGCGCTGGCCTGGCCGGCGTTCGCCGAGGAAATCGAGTTGACCTACGACTTCGACGACCCGACATGGATAAGCGGGCTCGAAAACACCGTCGAACCGCGCCTGGCCGGATTGCGCCAACAGGTGATCCCCGGCGAACCCGTCGTGCCGGTGGCCACGGCATGGGTGGCGATCCCGCAAGGGCACGAAGTGGTTTCAGTCGTGGTGGACGAAAACAAAACGCAGCAGGTGTTTGCCGGACGCGCCGCCTGGGGGTCGAAATTCGCGCCCCTGTCGCGGCCGACCTTCGCCCAAGCCCGCCCCAGCGCCGCCATTTACGGGGGCGCAACACCGTACCCGGCCGCGCGGCATCGGACGTTGACGCTGCAATACAAACGTGGCGTGGCGATTCAACCCGTCGCGCTCTATCCCGTGCAATACCTGCCGAACCGGGAAGCGTTCGCGTTCGCAGGCAGCCTGGTCGTGCGCGTAAAAACCCGCCCGGCGACGAAGCCGGCGGCGGTGATGCCATACCGCGGCCTGCCGGCGGATCTGCGTGAGTTGCGGGCGCGGGTCGACAACCCGGCGATCGTGGATAGCTATCATCCGGACGCCGCGGGCAAAGGCGAGCCGCTCGACTACCTGGCGATTGCTCCCGAGAGTTTCCACGGTCACTTGGAAACGTACCTCGCGCACAAAACCGAGCTTTTCGGCCTGCGTTGCGAAGTGGCGAGTTACGAACAGATCCTGGCCGAGACGCCCGGCGCCAACGAGCCGGCCAAGGTGCGCAACTACATTCGGCAGCGTTACGACGACGGCCTGCAATGGGTGCTGCTGGTCGGCGATGCGGACCGGGATAGCGAAGTGCTGCCGCTGCGCCCGTTGTACGTGACGGGCGTCGACCCCGATGACGGCAGTACCTTCACCGATCCCACGATGGCCACCGACCAGTACTACGGTTGCCTCGACGGCTCCTACAACGGGGACGGCGATTGGCACTGGGGCGAGACGACCGACGGCGACGAAGGCGGCGATGTCGATTTGCTCTTCGACGTCCACGTGGGGCGTTTTGCGGTGGACGAACCGTGGGAACTGTCGATGATCGGCGGCAAAACGATGGCCTTCGAAAACGACGACGCCACGCCGTGGCGCGTGCTGTTTGTGGGTGAGTACGCCGATTCCCAAACCTGGGGCGGCGACAACAAGGACGAGGTTTTCACGCATTGCGGCGACCAGACGATTCCCATCACGAAGCTTTACGACCGCGACGGCACCAACACCCACCGGCGCGTGATCGGCGCCATCAATAGCGACGCGCACCAGTGGCTCAATCACCTCGGCCACGCCGATGTCACGTCCAACATGGGCTTTTATCCGAGTGAAGTGGCGTCGCTGGAGAACGAGCGGCCTTATCTCGGTTTTTCGCAAGGCTGTTACTCGGGAAGCGTGGACGGCGTGCAATCCTATGGCGGCCACAGTTGGGAAGATTGCATGGCCGAGCAGTTCACCAATCAACGGCGCACGGGCGCCTTCGCCTACTTCATGAACACGCGCTACGGTTTCTACCTGACCGGGCGCAACGACGGACCCAGCAACGTGTACGACTGGGAACTCGCCGAGGCGTTTTTTGTCGACGGCGTCCCAAACATCGGCGCGGCGATGGACAAGGGCAAGGAAGATTGCATCGGGCTGCTGTCGCCCAACACGATGATGCGCTGGGCGTGGTATACGCTGCTGCTGTTCGGCGATCCGCAAACGCCGATGCGGCTTAACTGCGACAACGACGGCGACGGCGTGGATTGGACCTACTGCGGCGGCGAGGATTGTGACGACCAAAACGAGGCGATTCTACCCGGTGCGGAAGAGATCTGCGACGACGGCCTCGACAACAACTGCGACGGCCTCACCGACGAAGAAGATCCGGCCTGTGCCGCGGCGGATGATGACAGCGCGATCGATGACGATACGAGTGACGACGACGCAATCGATGACGATGATGCAACCGACGACGACGCCATCGACGACGACGATGCGACCGACGACGACACAATCGATGACGACGTCACCGACGACGATGCGGCTGACGATGATGACAACGACGACAGCGGCGGCTGCAACTAA
- a CDS encoding thioesterase family protein encodes MSQTDKPTALAEYTGAIRFQMHWGEMDAFGHLNNTIYFRYFESARIVFFETLDITERGMPRAIGPILGYTSCRFKAPLTFPDTLWAATRVTDIQDDRFTVEHVVYSEKLERIAAVGEATIVAYDYRNNTKATLPDSWRDCLENC; translated from the coding sequence ATGAGCCAGACCGACAAACCAACGGCGTTGGCCGAGTACACCGGCGCGATCCGCTTCCAGATGCACTGGGGCGAGATGGACGCCTTCGGCCACCTGAACAACACCATCTACTTTCGCTATTTCGAGAGTGCGCGCATCGTGTTCTTCGAAACGCTCGACATCACCGAAAGAGGAATGCCGCGCGCCATCGGGCCGATCCTCGGTTACACGAGCTGTCGCTTCAAAGCGCCGCTGACCTTCCCCGACACCCTATGGGCGGCCACGCGCGTGACCGACATCCAGGACGACCGCTTCACCGTCGAGCACGTCGTGTACAGCGAAAAGCTCGAACGCATCGCCGCCGTGGGCGAGGCGACCATCGTGGCCTACGACTATCGGAACAACACCAAAGCCACGCTGCCCGATTCCTGGCGCGACTGCCTCGAGAACTGCTGA
- a CDS encoding zinc ABC transporter substrate-binding protein, producing MKSRVLLLIVVALTVMIAAPGFAADKLRIGVTLHPYYSWVGNIVGDTAEVVPVVPPEADPHSYQPRPQDLARFAKLDAVVVNGLGHDEFIRSMLKAADDKNIKQINPNQGLPLIPVFRKVYAFENNGNAGTKVSYNSHTYIAITGAIQQINTLARELGKLRPEHAELYRKNARKYAKKLRLMLGDALDKINELDSGKLKIATVHDGYAYLLQELGVEASAVIQPRHGIEPSAKQLQDTINQIKEAGVTALFTEMDFQKKYVKIIYEETGCRVYQFTHVSGGPYNLNKFEADMQKNLDAIVQAMRDAQ from the coding sequence ATGAAAAGCAGAGTTTTGCTATTAATCGTCGTTGCATTAACCGTCATGATCGCCGCGCCCGGTTTCGCGGCCGACAAGCTGCGCATCGGCGTGACGTTGCACCCGTACTATTCTTGGGTGGGTAACATCGTGGGTGACACGGCGGAGGTCGTGCCGGTGGTGCCGCCGGAGGCCGATCCGCATTCCTACCAACCGCGGCCACAGGATCTGGCGCGTTTCGCCAAGCTGGATGCGGTGGTGGTCAACGGCTTGGGGCACGACGAATTCATCAGGTCGATGCTTAAGGCTGCGGACGACAAAAACATCAAGCAGATCAATCCGAATCAGGGATTGCCGTTGATACCGGTTTTTCGGAAGGTTTACGCTTTTGAGAACAATGGTAATGCGGGGACCAAGGTCAGCTACAACAGCCACACGTACATTGCCATCACCGGCGCGATTCAGCAGATCAATACCTTGGCGCGGGAGTTGGGCAAGCTGCGGCCGGAGCACGCCGAGTTGTATCGAAAGAATGCGAGAAAATATGCAAAAAAACTGCGCCTCATGCTGGGTGACGCGCTCGACAAAATCAACGAACTGGATAGCGGCAAGCTGAAAATCGCCACGGTGCACGACGGTTACGCCTATTTGCTGCAGGAGTTAGGCGTGGAGGCCTCGGCGGTGATTCAGCCGCGCCACGGCATCGAACCCAGCGCCAAGCAATTGCAGGACACCATCAACCAAATCAAAGAAGCCGGTGTCACGGCTTTGTTCACCGAAATGGACTTTCAGAAGAAGTACGTCAAGATCATTTACGAAGAAACCGGCTGCCGGGTCTATCAATTCACGCACGTCTCCGGCGGCCCTTACAACTTGAACAAGTTCGAAGCCGATATGCAGAAAAACCTCGATGCTATCGTACAGGCCATGCGGGATGCACAATAA
- a CDS encoding metal ABC transporter ATP-binding protein, whose product MHNNDTPAATVPLLQVENLKVELRGASILHDINLAVLPGTIHVLMGPNGGGKTTLIRAILGGMPHEGLVRFNFRADGRIGYVPQFLDFDHSVPITVADFLTIMIEKTPAFWVSPKKRRARIEEMLAVTKTERLVDRLIGNLSGGEFRRVLLAQALIPKPELLLLDEPASNVDETGAALFEEILTDLSVKQGITIFMVAHDISMVMRVANWVTGVNRDITFEGVPQELRDPQTLGKLFGTVAFSIADRLAGCD is encoded by the coding sequence ATGCACAATAACGACACACCCGCCGCCACCGTTCCGCTTCTACAGGTGGAAAACCTGAAAGTCGAATTGCGCGGCGCGTCCATTTTGCACGATATCAACCTGGCGGTGTTGCCGGGTACGATTCACGTGCTGATGGGCCCCAACGGCGGCGGAAAAACGACGTTGATTCGGGCAATTCTCGGCGGCATGCCTCACGAGGGCTTGGTTCGCTTCAACTTCCGAGCCGACGGACGTATCGGGTACGTGCCGCAGTTTCTCGACTTCGACCACTCGGTGCCGATCACCGTGGCCGACTTCCTTACGATTATGATTGAAAAAACACCGGCCTTTTGGGTCAGCCCGAAAAAACGCCGGGCGCGCATTGAAGAAATGCTGGCCGTGACCAAAACCGAGCGCCTGGTTGATCGTCTTATCGGCAACCTGTCGGGTGGCGAATTCCGGCGCGTCCTACTGGCACAAGCGCTCATCCCCAAGCCGGAACTGCTGCTGCTGGACGAACCCGCCAGCAACGTCGACGAAACCGGTGCCGCCCTTTTTGAAGAAATCCTTACCGATCTGAGCGTCAAACAAGGCATCACGATTTTCATGGTTGCGCACGACATTTCCATGGTGATGCGGGTGGCCAATTGGGTCACCGGCGTCAACCGCGATATCACTTTTGAGGGCGTGCCACAGGAATTGCGCGATCCGCAAACCCTGGGCAAATTGTTCGGTACCGTCGCGTTTTCGATCGCCGACCGTCTTGCAGGGTGCGATTGA
- a CDS encoding metal ABC transporter permease: protein MEVLYNIVTGWAKAGYLPGMFEHAFMIRGLLAALIIGPILGATGTVVVTKKLSFFTQTIGSAALTGVALGLLFGEPIEGTYAGLFGFCTIVALLMTYVRHRTRLSTDTVIGVVLAQVLGIGIIMLVLVTKQFNIHQVEGVLFGSLITLTDMDLLILSVVAVVASVLLWRIFNNTMLVAFNPVLAKARGSQPIFLDYFFVVLMTAVVVASLKLIGALLVLVLIVVPAAGAQNVASNLRQFFWLSIVFSTASTFAGLLMSGFWPVPTGAAIVLVSSVLFYGTLVTRSVFGFGGVKQGES from the coding sequence ATGGAAGTTCTGTACAACATCGTCACCGGGTGGGCGAAGGCGGGCTACTTGCCCGGCATGTTCGAACATGCGTTCATGATTCGCGGCCTGCTGGCGGCGCTGATTATCGGGCCGATTCTGGGTGCCACCGGCACGGTCGTGGTAACCAAAAAGCTGTCGTTTTTTACGCAGACCATCGGCAGCGCGGCGCTCACGGGCGTGGCGCTCGGGTTGCTGTTCGGCGAGCCCATTGAGGGGACTTATGCCGGGTTGTTCGGCTTTTGCACGATCGTCGCGTTGCTGATGACCTACGTGCGGCACCGGACGCGGCTTTCCACCGATACGGTGATCGGCGTGGTGTTGGCGCAGGTGCTGGGCATCGGCATCATCATGCTCGTACTGGTGACCAAACAATTCAATATCCACCAAGTCGAAGGCGTGCTTTTCGGTAGCCTGATCACATTGACCGATATGGATTTGCTGATCTTGTCGGTCGTTGCCGTGGTGGCGAGCGTTTTGCTTTGGCGCATCTTCAACAACACGATGTTGGTGGCGTTCAACCCGGTGCTGGCCAAGGCGCGCGGGTCGCAACCGATATTCTTGGATTATTTCTTCGTTGTGTTAATGACGGCGGTGGTCGTGGCCAGCTTGAAGCTGATCGGCGCATTGCTCGTATTGGTGCTCATTGTCGTACCGGCGGCGGGCGCCCAGAATGTGGCGAGCAATCTGCGGCAGTTTTTCTGGTTGAGTATCGTCTTTTCTACCGCCAGCACCTTCGCCGGGCTGTTGATGTCGGGCTTTTGGCCGGTGCCGACCGGTGCAGCGATCGTGTTGGTATCGAGCGTGCTTTTCTACGGAACACTCGTGACGCGTTCCGTCTTCGGCTTCGGAGGCGTGAAACAAGGCGAAAGTTGA
- a CDS encoding DUF4198 domain-containing protein, which translates to MKNIWIGLFVLALLLPAAALAHFMVLQPSANIVIERDNEIVTVDMRFAHPFEQSLMDNDTPTQFGVMVAGKKHDLLPVVKTIKTNGMRTYRATYKIAQPGDHVFYVAPAPYYEPAEEKFIVHYTKTVVHGFGLQEGWDELVGLKTEIKPLTRPYGLWAGNVFQGQVLLEGKPVPHAEVEVGYDNKNGVTSPAEVFNIQVVHADQNGVFTYAMPRAGWWGFAALSEDENKKIGPDGKPKSIEIGAVIWVCANEMK; encoded by the coding sequence ATGAAAAACATCTGGATCGGCCTTTTCGTGCTGGCATTATTACTTCCCGCGGCGGCGTTGGCGCATTTCATGGTGTTACAACCCTCGGCCAATATCGTGATCGAGCGCGACAACGAAATCGTGACGGTCGACATGCGCTTCGCTCATCCTTTTGAACAAAGCCTGATGGACAACGACACGCCCACGCAATTCGGCGTCATGGTTGCGGGTAAAAAACACGACCTGCTGCCCGTAGTGAAAACCATCAAGACCAACGGTATGCGAACCTACCGCGCGACCTACAAAATCGCACAGCCCGGCGATCATGTGTTTTACGTTGCGCCCGCGCCGTATTACGAACCGGCCGAAGAGAAATTTATCGTGCATTACACCAAGACTGTCGTGCACGGCTTCGGTCTGCAGGAAGGGTGGGACGAGTTGGTCGGCCTGAAAACGGAAATCAAACCCCTCACCCGGCCGTACGGCCTGTGGGCGGGCAACGTCTTTCAGGGGCAGGTGTTACTCGAGGGCAAACCGGTGCCCCACGCTGAAGTGGAAGTCGGCTACGATAACAAGAACGGCGTGACATCCCCGGCGGAAGTCTTTAATATTCAGGTTGTCCACGCCGATCAAAACGGCGTGTTCACCTACGCCATGCCGCGTGCCGGCTGGTGGGGGTTTGCCGCGTTATCCGAAGACGAAAACAAAAAGATCGGCCCTGACGGCAAACCTAAGAGCATCGAAATCGGAGCCGTGATCTGGGTATGCGCGAATGAAATGAAATAG
- a CDS encoding Wzt carbohydrate-binding domain-containing protein yields the protein MGRDITHDHITRFTRRLGEDDFRVRQNYFRWLEYPLALTLLQAERDMDVLEVGMGYLSIPPLFLASEIGCRVTAVDKAAYDEKTRRYCEGLMDKAGIAASLLKILSGDARRLPFPDDSFDRVLTISFLEHLPVFQDAQVMAELGRVLKTGGRMVITVPFNLGHHIEVESDGGEEYEQRHYNEYTLRQRVIAPSGLHFVAAAAFGEVDDAVGKRYIEFDPDERVAFCLDNQDRAEEYWREFYRVRNEKFEVPRADLSDEVKKKAGLIALVLEKRDQPLPAGYFRYDPLESHLENRELCKTRQNSDQGVQIQNVRITDAQGAEVSTLRAGEGLRLVIEFHCEGEIFEPHFRIFFHDRFGNVVAGLNVYAAQPLGTLSGHHKLTVDFDKLNLLAGPYDITVGVWEYEMPNPIAPYAFDVHYKKYRVEVNDPPPGLLGSVYLPYHVEVD from the coding sequence GTGGGCCGCGACATCACGCACGATCACATCACGCGTTTCACCCGCCGACTGGGTGAGGACGATTTCCGCGTCCGACAAAACTACTTTCGCTGGTTGGAATACCCGTTAGCCCTGACCTTGCTGCAGGCGGAGCGGGACATGGACGTGCTCGAGGTCGGCATGGGCTACCTGTCGATCCCGCCGTTGTTTCTCGCCTCGGAAATCGGTTGCCGCGTCACGGCCGTCGACAAGGCCGCGTACGACGAAAAAACCCGGCGCTACTGCGAAGGCCTGATGGACAAAGCGGGGATCGCGGCGAGCCTCTTGAAGATCCTGTCCGGAGACGCGCGGCGCTTGCCCTTTCCCGACGACTCGTTCGACCGCGTGCTGACGATCAGTTTTTTGGAACACCTTCCGGTTTTTCAAGACGCGCAAGTCATGGCCGAGTTGGGGCGGGTTTTGAAGACCGGCGGTCGAATGGTGATCACCGTGCCCTTTAACCTGGGGCATCATATCGAAGTGGAATCCGATGGCGGCGAAGAGTATGAACAGCGCCATTACAACGAATACACGTTGCGGCAGCGAGTGATCGCACCGTCCGGTCTGCACTTTGTGGCGGCGGCAGCGTTCGGCGAAGTGGATGACGCGGTAGGCAAAAGGTACATCGAATTCGACCCCGACGAGCGCGTGGCTTTTTGCCTGGACAATCAAGACCGCGCGGAAGAGTACTGGCGCGAATTCTACCGCGTCCGGAACGAAAAATTCGAAGTGCCACGTGCCGACTTGTCCGACGAAGTGAAAAAGAAGGCCGGGTTGATCGCTCTTGTTTTGGAAAAGCGCGACCAGCCGTTACCGGCCGGCTATTTCCGATACGACCCCCTGGAAAGCCACCTGGAAAACCGCGAACTGTGCAAAACCCGGCAGAACTCGGACCAGGGTGTGCAGATTCAAAACGTGCGGATCACCGACGCGCAGGGGGCCGAGGTCTCGACGTTGCGGGCGGGCGAGGGTTTGCGGCTGGTCATCGAATTCCACTGCGAAGGAGAGATATTCGAGCCGCATTTCCGGATCTTTTTTCACGATCGCTTCGGCAACGTCGTGGCCGGGTTGAACGTTTACGCCGCGCAACCTCTTGGTACCCTCTCGGGTCACCACAAACTCACGGTAGACTTCGACAAGCTCAACCTTCTGGCCGGGCCCTACGACATCACCGTCGGTGTGTGGGAATACGAGATGCCCAATCCGATCGCGCCCTACGCGTTCGACGTCCACTACAAGAAGTACCGTGTTGAAGTGAACGATCCGCCGCCGGGTTTGTTGGGTTCGGTGTACCTGCCGTATCACGTGGAAGTGGATTAG
- a CDS encoding HIRAN domain-containing protein: MNAFRYYTVQLALAAGEQSWTFAESAGQLAWVDASPALPRLLEHRVLDEVSGADIDIVLHGDPYARRMLPAPCDPLLRLTRLFIAQARIRAGVMLSGLYKMRFFRYADELDVSVTAQALSEDQRMNLLAEAMLGAWQDLYVESRPRLLAVAGIDPRITELELHQKLGAWYGRAAQWSTRVVGFKFRAHRFLPEEAGRETPRLHVGDACLLVREHHNRHDPNAVTIIHQNGEKLGYLRCDIAALVAPHIDRGAVFTAHVGAFLPRGFHPDERVYLVVERASTQAAMAA; this comes from the coding sequence ATGAATGCGTTTCGTTACTACACGGTGCAATTGGCCCTGGCCGCCGGGGAACAAAGCTGGACCTTCGCCGAAAGCGCCGGCCAACTGGCCTGGGTCGACGCGTCGCCCGCGTTGCCGCGTTTACTGGAACACCGCGTGCTCGACGAGGTATCTGGCGCGGATATCGACATCGTGCTGCACGGCGATCCCTACGCCCGGCGCATGCTGCCCGCGCCCTGCGACCCGCTGCTGCGCTTGACCCGTCTGTTCATTGCGCAAGCCCGCATTCGCGCGGGAGTCATGCTTTCGGGTCTCTACAAGATGCGTTTTTTCCGTTACGCCGACGAACTCGACGTCAGCGTCACGGCCCAGGCGCTCAGCGAAGATCAGCGCATGAACCTGCTGGCCGAAGCGATGCTCGGCGCGTGGCAGGACCTGTACGTCGAAAGTCGCCCGCGTTTGTTGGCCGTGGCGGGCATCGACCCGCGCATCACCGAACTCGAACTGCACCAGAAGCTCGGCGCCTGGTATGGTCGCGCCGCGCAATGGTCGACACGGGTGGTGGGTTTTAAATTCCGCGCTCATCGTTTTTTGCCGGAGGAGGCCGGGCGGGAGACCCCGCGGCTGCACGTCGGCGACGCGTGCCTGCTGGTGCGGGAACACCACAACCGCCACGATCCCAACGCGGTGACGATCATTCACCAGAACGGCGAAAAACTCGGCTACCTGCGTTGCGACATCGCCGCGCTTGTCGCGCCACACATCGATCGCGGAGCGGTGTTCACGGCGCACGTTGGTGCATTCCTGCCGCGCGGTTTCCATCCCGACGAACGGGTTTACCTGGTTGTCGAGCGCGCCAGCACGCAAGCGGCGATGGCGGCCTAG
- a CDS encoding formate dehydrogenase accessory sulfurtransferase FdhD, with amino-acid sequence MSDSTVTRQVLICRQGLVQTAAGHVVRETPLTVRLGDRELVTLLTDGTHPDELAVGFLFNEGLLDEASQIRSVRVDEKRGEALIDAVVDEKLIDSVYGKRLVTSGCGKGRIFYHVLDAVKAGRVRVIGDLVLPLTFIYEIGASLAGTSDTYKRTRGVHGAALLDNEGVVCFREDIGRHNALDKLAGWSLRGPGIGRGMALYTTGRVTSEVMLKAGRMRLPIILSRSMPTDMALQLAEQIGVTVVGGLRAGSCTIFTRPERIANAIPEPEGLP; translated from the coding sequence ATGAGTGATTCTACCGTCACGCGGCAGGTATTAATCTGTCGGCAGGGATTGGTGCAGACCGCCGCGGGCCACGTGGTCCGCGAAACGCCCTTGACGGTACGGTTGGGTGATCGCGAACTCGTCACGCTGTTGACCGACGGCACGCATCCGGATGAATTGGCGGTGGGCTTCCTGTTCAACGAAGGACTACTCGACGAAGCCTCGCAAATTCGTTCGGTACGTGTCGATGAGAAACGCGGCGAGGCGCTGATCGACGCCGTCGTCGACGAGAAACTCATCGACAGCGTATACGGCAAACGCCTGGTCACCTCCGGCTGCGGCAAGGGCAGAATTTTCTACCACGTGCTCGATGCGGTGAAGGCCGGGCGGGTGCGCGTCATCGGCGACCTTGTGCTGCCGCTGACTTTCATCTACGAAATCGGCGCCTCGCTCGCCGGCACGTCCGACACCTACAAACGCACCCGCGGCGTGCATGGCGCCGCCTTGCTCGACAATGAGGGCGTTGTCTGTTTCCGCGAAGATATCGGCCGGCACAACGCCTTGGACAAGCTGGCCGGGTGGTCGCTGCGTGGCCCGGGCATCGGTCGCGGCATGGCGCTGTACACCACCGGCCGCGTGACCAGCGAGGTAATGCTCAAAGCCGGACGCATGCGCCTGCCGATCATTCTCTCGCGCAGCATGCCCACCGACATGGCGCTGCAGTTGGCCGAGCAAATCGGCGTCACGGTCGTGGGCGGCCTGCGAGCGGGTTCCTGCACGATCTTCACGCGCCCGGAGCGTATCGCCAACGCGATCCCCGAACCGGAAGGTTTGCCATGA